From a single Drosophila sulfurigaster albostrigata strain 15112-1811.04 chromosome 3, ASM2355843v2, whole genome shotgun sequence genomic region:
- the LOC133845782 gene encoding uncharacterized protein LOC133845782, translating into MQLPQRKMKSSAQIVLLTSLATCWASKLYSVELILFEALEVEGEPIIDFTDIRLMGRERALNGTVRINEDMDAANFQMSVDFQTDPLRNGEWRNMIFSVPQMNICRAMRLYIGTYGKSTLQRIQHTNLPFDGKHCPLPKGTYYIKDLLMNSDTWPEIMPIGYLNGNFRFLKRGKLIGGVKCLTEISQNILML; encoded by the exons ATGCAATTACCACAACGCAAAATGAAGTCTTCTGCTCAAATTGTTCTTTTGACATCGCTCGCAACGTGCTGG GCCAGCAAACTGTACAGCGTGGAACTTATACTATTCGAAGCCTTGGAAGTGGAGGGCGAACCCATTATTGATTTCACTGACATTCGTTTAATGGGTCGCGAGCGTGCGCTCAATGGAACTGTTCGCATCAACGAGGACATGGATGCGGCCAACTTTCAGATGTCGGTGGACTTTCAAACTGATCCGCTGCGCAATGGCGAGTGGCGAAACATGATCTTCTCGGTGCCTCAGATGAACATTTGTCGCGCCATGCGTTTGTATATTGGCACGTATGGCAAATCGACGCTGCAACGCATCCAACACACGAATCTGCCCTTCGATGGCAAGCATTGTCCTTTGCCTAAGGGCACTTATTATATTAAGGATTTGCTAATGAACAGTGATACTTGGCCGGAAATAATGCCCATCGGATATTTGAATGGGAATTTTCGCTTCTTAAAACGTGGCAAACTTATTGGAGGTGTTAAATGTTTGACCGAGATAAGTCAAAACATATTAATGCTATAA
- the LOC133841871 gene encoding V-type proton ATPase subunit S1, whose protein sequence is MLWKSLIALCVIGVALGEQTPVFLWGANSLSKPSLRTVPQAEFSEQLATLLKDHMVVAFEENGLSNKDFMCFNAEAKSCYAQLQGVSPKTYYTSVENPSEALRAAATKREHNTIDATGKLANPVKCEVGSAVFVTFDDAAETRAATLQSHDTAIAAISKNLECNVAYLYLAAPTTAPTVQRRVRRWTAAETTGYRFASSYQFQITFTSVLYNNEALTIASMAVTNSTTPNTKFSVTLSTTAGKSITFDLSYSSSDGYYTLSNAAYDGTALYTPGVNAPTSFSYTCGNATWYDSTTNKLQWNSLQLQAGFKTGADIVAFGDSWDCVGFVTPGILMGLFVLVILLVIVFLGLCWMMDIKTMDRFDDPKGKTITINASAD, encoded by the exons atgttgtgGAAATCGCTGATTGCGTTGTGCGTCATTGGAGTCGCCTTGGGCGAGCAAACGCCCGTTTTTCTTTGGGGCGCCAACAG CTTGTCGAAGCCATCGCTGCGCACTGTGCCACAAGCCGAGTTTTCAGAGCAGCTGGCGACTTTGCTGAAAGATCACATGGTTGTGGCCTTCGAGGAAAATGGC CTAAGCAACAAAGATTTTATGTGCTTCAACGCCGAGGCCAAGTCGTGCTATGCCCAGCTCCAGGGTGTTAGCCCAAAGACCTATTACACCAGCGTCGAGAATCCCTCCGAGGCACTGCGCGCTGCGGCCACCAAGCGTGAGCACAACACCATCGATGCCACCGGCAAGCTGGCTAATCCCGTGAAGTGCGAAGTGGGCTCAGCTGTGTTTGTGACCTTCGACGATGCTGCCGAGACTCGTGCCGCCACTTTGCAGTCGCACG ATACCGCCATTGCTGCAATCAGCAAGAATCTGGAGTGCAATGTGGCTTATCTGTATTTGGCTGCACCAACAACTGCACCAACTGTGCAGCGTCGTGTGCGTCGTTGGACTGCCGCCGAGACCACTGGCTACCGCTTCGCCAGCAGCTATCAGTTTCAAATCACCTTTACAAGTGTTCTTTACAACAATGAGGCACTTACTATTGCCTCTATGGCCGTCACCAACTCGACAACACCCAACACCAAGTTTTCTGTTACGCTATCCACCACGGCTGGCAAATCCATTACCTTCGACCTCAGCTATAGCAGCTCTGATGGCTACTATACTCTGAGCAATGCTGCATACGACGGTACTGCACTGTACACTCCTGGCGTTAACGCACCCACCTCATTCTCATACACCTGCGGCAATGCCACTTGGTATGATAGCACGACCAACAAGCTGCAGTGGAATTCGCTGCAACTGCAGGCAGGATTCAAAACCGGCGCCGACATCGTTGCCTTTGGCGATTCATGGGATTGCGTTGGCTTCGTTACACCCGGCATTCTGATGGGTCTGTTTGTGCTAGTGATTTTGCTGGTCATTGTGTTCCTTGGTCTCTGCTGGATGATGGACATCAAGACAATGGATCGTTTTGACGATCCTAAGGGCAAGACCATAACGATCAATGCCAGTGCTGATTAA